From the genome of Vigna angularis cultivar LongXiaoDou No.4 chromosome 11, ASM1680809v1, whole genome shotgun sequence, one region includes:
- the LOC108334184 gene encoding BTB/POZ domain-containing protein At1g04390 isoform X2 yields the protein MKSGRDKEKENDRCISSHMQTLHRRLIHALNLGTRHFDEKTNRWRWQCANIEVQKNVLRSIGAFLDSLSGDARAARHTVVKESVPDILGALLWILQCKNEALLSMASNVAVKLVSVLPNPLLQSHMLDLVYCLSSLLSSHQVEVAIPCATTLNFVISNLSATNEKEVMEALKETEATLWIVGNIKDFAEGVKKIEYFEEMTLLLSTILWRWPPSRFSVCNDVILMKGLANIHTKTDSSIKLALLKLYTSIALCDSAARRLIEDEEIFPQMFVQAMGKSNPHAIRIEGFRLAQCLLRSQDNCLKVVGLCGDALVEAIICGMTETRVTSKKFGNNHGSLSVEACQLALITRWAGDHHTNFWKHGIDRVLLSLLIENIEDQLFEPVLALEKQIYMAKEGLKANYHLGLRSYLWDILGWLTIHCGENLNPYTRGSELCIKLLITCACLSFVDTLEKWCRICQKDIDDHFQSEPVSRAVLMMIHSPCNSISSHTKFLLSDVLKVKGMPCLKSLLHTLDYTSSLESYGSFDKLQLVINLIGFTCLSTLPQYRRCIIESKGIKVIVLLLKRCLNNDIHIERQSFIPHLHTHERSWCCFDKEDWEGSNILLFYSLLALTEILHQCDLLQDNPQQFSGEVTNITPQFVSKLQEICKSNSFSPGVRWKSPKEIADEFVRETVREVRLSSHVDYEALVLLLEYVYLGCLHASEETAKKLKILAKRCNLQPLFQMLHRQRPKWGLPFPSFNLTSAFGLAGSCFSDIILGAKSNELVGWTCDICSDTVPHMHVHKVILQSGCDYLQGLFRSGMQESHSQVIKVDISWQALIKLVQWFYSDELPGPPSGCLWDNMDDQEKLFNLQPYVELYWLAEFWILENIQEACFNVIMSCLDSSWRLSIRIIKMAYNLSLWKLVDIAANLMAPSYRQLRDSGELEEFDDALVHLIYSASIQLN from the exons ATGAAATCCGGCAGagacaaagagaaagagaaCGATCGCTGCATCAGTTCGCATATGCAGACCCTCCATCGCCGTCTTATCCACGCCCTAAACCTTGGCACCAG ACATTTTGATGAGAAGACAAATAGGTGGAGATGGCAGTGCGCCAACATTGAAGTGCAGAAAAATGTACTACGATCAATTGGTGCCTTTCTTGATTCCTTATCGGGCGATGCACGTGCAGCACGTCATACTGTTGTTAAG GAATCTGTTCCTGATATTTTAGGAGCATTATTATGGATTCTTCAATGCAAAAATGAGGCTTTATTAAGCATGGCATCAAATGTTGCAGTGAAGTTGGTTAGTGTTCTGCCTAATCCATTATTGCAATCACATATGTTGGATCTTGTTTATTGTCTATCATCATTGCTATCTTCACATCAAGTAGAAGTTGCTATACCCTGTGCTACCACTTTGAATTTTGTAATCTCAAATTTGAGTGCTACAAATGAGAAGGAAGTTATGGAAGCACTGAAAGAAACAGAGGCTACCCTTTGGATTGTTGGAAATATAAAGGATTTTGCTGAAGGTGTAAAGAAAATTGAGTATTTCGAAGAGATGACTTTACTTTTGAGCACTATACTATGGCGCTGGCCACCTTCTAGGTTCTCTGTTTGTAATGATGTAATACTTATGAAAGGTCTAGCAAACATCCATACAAAGACAGATAGTTCTATTAAACTTGCACTTCTAAAGTTGTACACGTCAATAG CTTTATGTGATTCTGCAGCAAGAAGACTTATAGAGGATGAAGAAATATTTCCACAAATGTTTGTGCAGGCAATGGGAAAATCCAACCCTCATGCTATTCGGATAGAGGGGTTTAGGCTTGCTCAGTGCCTATTG AGATCCCAAGATAATTGTTTAAAAGTGGTTGGTTTGTGTGGTGATGCTCTTGTTGAGGCCATAATTTGTGGAATGACAGAAACTAGGGTGACTTCTAAAAAGTTTGGAAACAACCATGGGTCTTTGTCAGTGGAAGCATGCCAGTTGGCTCTAATAACTCGCTGGGCAGGTGATCATCATACCAACTTTTGGAAACATGGAATTGATAGAGTCCTTCTTAGTCTTCTGATTGAAAATATTGAAGACCAATTGTTTGAACCCGTCTTGGCTTtggaaaaacaaatatatatggCAAAAGAGGGATTAAAAGCCAATTATCATCTTGGTCTTAGGAGTTATCTGTGGGACATTCTTGGGTGGCTTACAATTCATTGTGGAGAAAATTTAAACCCTTATACTCGTGGTAGTGAGCTCTGCATCAAGTTACTAATTACATGTGCATG CTTGAGTTTTGTGGATACACTTGAAAAATGGTGCAGAATTTGTCAAAAGGATATTGATGATCATTTTCAAAGTGAACCAGTATCAAGGGCCGTTCTAATGATGATTCATTCTCCATGTAATTCCATCTCCTCACACACTAAATTCTTATTATCAGATGTACTGAAGGTGAAAGGCATGCCATGCTTGAAAAGCTTATTACATACTCTAGATTATACATCATCCCTAGAAAGCTATGGTTCATTTGATAAACTTCAActggttattaatttaattgggTTTACTTGTCTTTCAACTTTACCACAATACCGAAGATGTATCATTGAGAGCAAAGGGATAAAGGTGATTGTTCTTCTTCTGAAACGATGCTTAAATAATGACATTCATATCGAAAGGCAAAGCTTTATTCCTCATTTGCATACACATGAAAGGTCTTGGTGCTGTTTtgataaagaagattgggaagGCTCCAACATTCTCTTATTTTATAGTTTGTTGGCCTTAACAGAAATTCTTCATCAGTGTGACCTTTTACAAGACAATCCTCAGCAATTTTCTGGAGAGGTGACAAACATTACACCACAGTTTGTTAGCAAACTTCAAGAGATCTGTAAAAGCAACTCTTTCAGTCCTGGCGTGAGATG GAAGAGTCCTAAAGAGATAGCAGATGAGTTTGTCAGAGAGACCGTGAGAGAAGTCCGATTATCTTCTCATGTTGATTATGAAGCATTGGTGTTGTTGTTGGAATATGTATACTTGGGATGCTTACATGCCAGTGAAGAAACAGCAAAGAAGCTAAAAATTCTTGCTAAGCGCTGCAATCTACAGCCTTTGTTCCAAATGCTTCACAGACAGCGTCCGAAATGGGGCTTACCTTTCCCCAGCTTTAATCTTACGTCAGCTTTTGGTTTAGCCGGAAGTTGTTTTTC GGATATCATATTGGGAGCTAAATCAAATGAGCTTGTTGGGTGGACATGCGATATTTGTTCTGACACAGTACCCCATATGCATGTTCACAAAGTTATATTGCAGTCTGGTTGTGATTATCTACAAGGTTTGTTCCGGTCAGGAATGCAAGAAAG TCATTCACAAGTAATAAAAGTTGATATTAGCTGGCAAGCATTGATTAAACTAGTGCAGTGGTTTTATTCTGATGAGCTGCCTGGTCCTCCATCTGGATGCTTGTGGGATAATATGGATGATCAAGAAAAGCTATTTAATCTACAACCATATGTGGAGCTTTATTGGCTTGCTGAGTTCTggattttagaaaatattcaGGAAGCTTGCTTTAATGTTATTATGTCTTGTCTTGATTCTTCCTGGCGGTTGTCCATTAGAATAATCAAAATGGCTTATAATCTCTCTTTGTGGAAGTTAGTTGATATTGCTGCAAATCTCATGGCTCCTTCATATCGTCAATTACGAGATTCTGGTGAACTAGAAGAATTTGATGATGCACTAGTGCACTTGATTTATTCTGCTTCTATCCAACTTAACTAA
- the LOC108334184 gene encoding BTB/POZ domain-containing protein At1g04390 isoform X5, whose amino-acid sequence MKSGRDKEKENDRCISSHMQTLHRRLIHALNLGTRHFDEKTNRWRWQCANIEVQKNVLRSIGAFLDSLSGDARAARHTVVKESVPDILGALLWILQCKNEALLSMASNVAVKLVSVLPNPLLQSHMLDLVYCLSSLLSSHQVEVAIPCATTLNFVISNLSATNEKEVMEALKETEATLWIVGNIKDFAEGVKKIEYFEEMTLLLSTILWRWPPSRFSVCNDVILMKGLANIHTKTDSSIKLALLKLYTSIALCDSAARRLIEDEEIFPQMFVQAMGKSNPHAIRIEGFRLAQCLLRSQDNCLKVVGLCGDALVEAIICGMTETRVTSKKFGNNHGSLSVEACQLALITRWAGDHHTNFWKHGIDRVLLSLLIENIEDQLFEPVLALEKQIYMAKEGLKANYHLGLRSYLWDILGWLTIHCGENLNPYTRGSELCIKLLITCACLSFVDTLEKWCRICQKDIDDHFQSEPVSRAVLMMIHSPCNSISSHTKFLLSDVLKVKGMPCLKSLLHTLDYTSSLESYGSFDKLQLVINLIGFTCLSTLPQYRRCIIESKGIKVIVLLLKRCLNNDIHIERQSFIPHLHTHERSWCCFDKEDWEGSNILLFYSLLALTEILHQCDLLQDNPQQFSGEVTNITPQFVSKLQEICKSNSFSPGVRWYVSYILTYFGYYGFPTELAKRIGESLNKEEYSDMKLVLANGESLSVHVAILAVRCPSLVPPQLLPCRKSPKEIADEFVRETVREVRLSSHVDYEALVLLLEYVYLGCLHASEETAKKLKILAKRCNLQPLFQMLHRQRPKWGLPFPSFNLTSAFGLAGSCFSYGISYWELNQMSLLGGHAIFVLTQYPICMFTKLYCSLVVIIYKVCSGQECKKVIHK is encoded by the exons ATGAAATCCGGCAGagacaaagagaaagagaaCGATCGCTGCATCAGTTCGCATATGCAGACCCTCCATCGCCGTCTTATCCACGCCCTAAACCTTGGCACCAG ACATTTTGATGAGAAGACAAATAGGTGGAGATGGCAGTGCGCCAACATTGAAGTGCAGAAAAATGTACTACGATCAATTGGTGCCTTTCTTGATTCCTTATCGGGCGATGCACGTGCAGCACGTCATACTGTTGTTAAG GAATCTGTTCCTGATATTTTAGGAGCATTATTATGGATTCTTCAATGCAAAAATGAGGCTTTATTAAGCATGGCATCAAATGTTGCAGTGAAGTTGGTTAGTGTTCTGCCTAATCCATTATTGCAATCACATATGTTGGATCTTGTTTATTGTCTATCATCATTGCTATCTTCACATCAAGTAGAAGTTGCTATACCCTGTGCTACCACTTTGAATTTTGTAATCTCAAATTTGAGTGCTACAAATGAGAAGGAAGTTATGGAAGCACTGAAAGAAACAGAGGCTACCCTTTGGATTGTTGGAAATATAAAGGATTTTGCTGAAGGTGTAAAGAAAATTGAGTATTTCGAAGAGATGACTTTACTTTTGAGCACTATACTATGGCGCTGGCCACCTTCTAGGTTCTCTGTTTGTAATGATGTAATACTTATGAAAGGTCTAGCAAACATCCATACAAAGACAGATAGTTCTATTAAACTTGCACTTCTAAAGTTGTACACGTCAATAG CTTTATGTGATTCTGCAGCAAGAAGACTTATAGAGGATGAAGAAATATTTCCACAAATGTTTGTGCAGGCAATGGGAAAATCCAACCCTCATGCTATTCGGATAGAGGGGTTTAGGCTTGCTCAGTGCCTATTG AGATCCCAAGATAATTGTTTAAAAGTGGTTGGTTTGTGTGGTGATGCTCTTGTTGAGGCCATAATTTGTGGAATGACAGAAACTAGGGTGACTTCTAAAAAGTTTGGAAACAACCATGGGTCTTTGTCAGTGGAAGCATGCCAGTTGGCTCTAATAACTCGCTGGGCAGGTGATCATCATACCAACTTTTGGAAACATGGAATTGATAGAGTCCTTCTTAGTCTTCTGATTGAAAATATTGAAGACCAATTGTTTGAACCCGTCTTGGCTTtggaaaaacaaatatatatggCAAAAGAGGGATTAAAAGCCAATTATCATCTTGGTCTTAGGAGTTATCTGTGGGACATTCTTGGGTGGCTTACAATTCATTGTGGAGAAAATTTAAACCCTTATACTCGTGGTAGTGAGCTCTGCATCAAGTTACTAATTACATGTGCATG CTTGAGTTTTGTGGATACACTTGAAAAATGGTGCAGAATTTGTCAAAAGGATATTGATGATCATTTTCAAAGTGAACCAGTATCAAGGGCCGTTCTAATGATGATTCATTCTCCATGTAATTCCATCTCCTCACACACTAAATTCTTATTATCAGATGTACTGAAGGTGAAAGGCATGCCATGCTTGAAAAGCTTATTACATACTCTAGATTATACATCATCCCTAGAAAGCTATGGTTCATTTGATAAACTTCAActggttattaatttaattgggTTTACTTGTCTTTCAACTTTACCACAATACCGAAGATGTATCATTGAGAGCAAAGGGATAAAGGTGATTGTTCTTCTTCTGAAACGATGCTTAAATAATGACATTCATATCGAAAGGCAAAGCTTTATTCCTCATTTGCATACACATGAAAGGTCTTGGTGCTGTTTtgataaagaagattgggaagGCTCCAACATTCTCTTATTTTATAGTTTGTTGGCCTTAACAGAAATTCTTCATCAGTGTGACCTTTTACAAGACAATCCTCAGCAATTTTCTGGAGAGGTGACAAACATTACACCACAGTTTGTTAGCAAACTTCAAGAGATCTGTAAAAGCAACTCTTTCAGTCCTGGCGTGAGATGGTATGTTTCTTATATTCTAACTTATTTTGGATATTATGGCTTCCCAACTGAATTAGCCAAAAGGATTGGAGAATCTCTCAATAAGGAAGAATACTCAGATATGAAGCTTGTCTTAGCAAATGGGGAATCTCTGAGTGTTCATGTTGCTATTCTTGCTGTTCGATGTCCATCACTAGTGCCTCCTCAATTGTTACCTTGTAGGAAGAGTCCTAAAGAGATAGCAGATGAGTTTGTCAGAGAGACCGTGAGAGAAGTCCGATTATCTTCTCATGTTGATTATGAAGCATTGGTGTTGTTGTTGGAATATGTATACTTGGGATGCTTACATGCCAGTGAAGAAACAGCAAAGAAGCTAAAAATTCTTGCTAAGCGCTGCAATCTACAGCCTTTGTTCCAAATGCTTCACAGACAGCGTCCGAAATGGGGCTTACCTTTCCCCAGCTTTAATCTTACGTCAGCTTTTGGTTTAGCCGGAAGTTGTTTTTCGTATG GGATATCATATTGGGAGCTAAATCAAATGAGCTTGTTGGGTGGACATGCGATATTTGTTCTGACACAGTACCCCATATGCATGTTCACAAAGTTATATTGCAGTCTGGTTGTGATTATCTACAAGGTTTGTTCCGGTCAGGAATGCAAGAAAG TCATTCACAAGTAA